The Pimelobacter simplex genomic sequence CAGCCCGGTCGTCACCACGCTCTTGCCGGCGTCCGAGGTCATCCCGGCGACGAGCAGCGCGGCTCCGCGGGTCATCCGCGCTTCCCGCGGAACAGGTGGCGCTGCAGCGAGGCGGGCACCGGACCACCCTCGCGCACCCAGTCGACGACCGCCTCGGTCGCCGCGCCGGACAGCACGCCGCCGAGCCAGAAGTCCTTGGGCCGCCGCCCGCCGGGGAACCAGGTGAAGTCGCGCACCAGCACGACGTTCGAGCGGTCGCACTCGTCGAGGCAGTCGACGACACGCACCCGGACCCGCGGCCCGCGCCGGCCCGCC encodes the following:
- a CDS encoding (2Fe-2S) ferredoxin domain-containing protein, encoding MALPERDVLLCRDCCCGTTTKHPDADHAAQRDEIEALDDPAGRRGPRVRVRVVDCLDECDRSNVVLVRDFTWFPGGRRPKDFWLGGVLSGAATEAVVDWVREGGPVPASLQRHLFRGKRG